One window of Microcoleus vaginatus PCC 9802 genomic DNA carries:
- a CDS encoding HNH endonuclease, translating to MFCCLIYQHVGRTTMPDQKQPRSLETAVRLLIQHLNKVGVAQMDDNRVEVIPGILGEVKPTGCIISTLTKSSRGYGNKRLSINCEGKTFTVHRLVLEDSLGRRISSEYFACPTGEVRNSINHNPLGEGFRRKNSQPRLKKGRIKNVRSTSAPKPQKQLRDQEIIPGIRPQIQPNGCMICTWAKTSDGYAIKGTKIKGQTKSFYAHRLVREHKLGKPVKPSYFAWHSCDDRGCINPDHLREKTPADNSRDAKRKKPLSFPSICPPQTKTRKGAGDSLSFK from the coding sequence TTGTTTTGCTGCCTGATTTACCAGCACGTTGGTCGGACAACGATGCCAGACCAAAAGCAACCTCGCAGTCTTGAAACCGCTGTGAGGCTGCTAATTCAACACCTAAACAAAGTAGGAGTTGCACAGATGGACGATAACAGAGTAGAGGTAATACCGGGCATCTTGGGTGAAGTTAAGCCGACGGGCTGTATTATCTCTACCTTAACTAAATCAAGCAGGGGCTATGGCAATAAAAGACTTAGCATTAACTGTGAAGGGAAAACGTTTACTGTCCACCGTTTAGTATTAGAAGATTCATTAGGTCGGCGGATCAGCTCCGAATACTTTGCTTGCCCTACTGGCGAGGTTCGCAACTCCATTAATCATAACCCTTTGGGGGAAGGCTTTAGGCGGAAAAATTCTCAACCTAGGTTGAAAAAAGGACGTATTAAAAATGTCAGAAGTACATCAGCGCCGAAACCTCAAAAACAACTGCGAGACCAAGAAATAATTCCCGGTATTCGACCCCAAATACAGCCCAACGGCTGCATGATTTGTACCTGGGCTAAAACAAGTGATGGTTACGCCATTAAAGGTACTAAAATTAAGGGCCAAACAAAAAGTTTCTACGCTCACAGACTTGTACGGGAACACAAACTGGGAAAGCCTGTCAAACCCAGTTATTTTGCTTGGCACAGTTGCGACGATCGCGGTTGTATCAATCCCGACCATTTGCGGGAAAAAACCCCCGCCGATAACTCCCGCGATGCCAAGCGAAAAAAACCGCTTTCCTTTCCTTCCATCTGTCCACCGCAAACTAAAACCCGAAAAGGTGCGGGAGATTCGCTATCTTTTAAGTGA
- a CDS encoding endoribonuclease L-PSP encodes MNGEELLEKYAAGQRDFKNTQLSGVDLKGADLSGINLQGADLTGADLSATDLTKAHLYGANLSRASLTSANLSEIRCDSANLSLAELNGANLSKANLSSSNLTNTNLDQANLSGANLTATNLSRASLFHADLNRADLTNANLTEANIIQADLTSAILSGVKLLEVNLHGSKLRAVKLPESNLSGMKLIDVDLSVANLAKANLKKACLQGSNLERANLRGANLSRADLSRANLKRADLTDAITYGWNIENADLTGAIMPDGEIYEPETSDAKIYQPENSQKLFQKVISMTRKIIRTDKAPAPVGPYNQAIAATGTMLFVAGQIAIDIRLNDIVYTDDVAKQTEQVMANLEAILTEAGATWLDVVKTTVFLKDMNDFAAVNAVYAKYFDAETAPARACVEVSRLPKDVLVEIDCIAVI; translated from the coding sequence ATGAACGGTGAAGAACTTTTAGAAAAATATGCAGCAGGACAACGCGACTTTAAGAACACACAGTTAAGTGGGGTAGACCTTAAAGGTGCCGATCTGAGTGGGATAAACCTACAGGGTGCTGATTTGACTGGGGCTGATTTGAGTGCTACAGACCTAACAAAAGCGCATCTTTACGGTGCTAATCTGAGTCGGGCATCTCTGACCAGTGCAAACTTGAGTGAAATACGTTGTGATTCAGCTAATCTAAGTTTAGCAGAACTCAACGGTGCAAATTTGAGTAAAGCAAATCTGAGTAGCTCAAACTTGACTAATACTAATCTTGACCAAGCAAATTTGAGTGGGGCAAACCTAACTGCTACTAACTTAAGTAGAGCCTCCTTGTTTCACGCAGACTTAAATAGAGCGGACTTGACTAACGCTAATCTGACTGAAGCCAACATAATTCAAGCAGATTTAACTTCTGCAATTTTAAGTGGTGTAAAACTCTTAGAGGTAAATCTCCACGGTTCTAAACTTAGGGCAGTCAAATTGCCCGAAAGCAATTTGTCAGGAATGAAGTTGATAGATGTAGATTTAAGTGTGGCAAACTTGGCAAAAGCTAACCTTAAAAAAGCTTGCTTGCAAGGCTCGAATCTAGAAAGAGCTAATCTGCGAGGAGCCAATTTAAGTAGAGCAGATTTAAGTAGAGCCAACTTGAAAAGGGCAGACTTAACTGATGCAATAACCTATGGCTGGAATATCGAAAATGCCGACTTAACTGGTGCTATAATGCCCGATGGAGAAATCTACGAGCCAGAAACCTCTGACGCAAAAATCTACCAGCCAGAAAATTCTCAAAAATTATTCCAAAAAGTGATATCTATGACGCGCAAAATTATTCGTACTGACAAAGCACCGGCACCCGTGGGCCCTTACAATCAAGCCATTGCCGCTACGGGCACTATGCTGTTTGTAGCTGGTCAAATTGCGATCGACATTAGACTAAACGATATTGTCTACACCGACGATGTGGCAAAACAAACCGAACAAGTTATGGCAAATCTAGAAGCCATTCTCACAGAAGCCGGCGCTACTTGGTTGGATGTGGTAAAAACTACGGTTTTCCTCAAAGATATGAATGATTTTGCCGCTGTGAATGCGGTGTATGCGAAATATTTTGATGCGGAAACTGCACCGGCGCGCGCTTGTGTGGAGGTTTCGCGTTTGCCGAAAGATGTGTTAGTAGAGATTGATTGTATTGCTGTGATTTGA
- a CDS encoding response regulator, which yields MLPEQQQRIMGYFIEEAKDHLNTIEQGLLNLQTTIEDPELVNEVFRAAHSVKGGAAMLGLTSIQQTAHRLEDSFKVLKECSVKVDQQLESLFLRIFDTLQGLLEQLSGPFGLTEELGEQMVRELEPVFEELNGHLGGLVGHGEHHADDSYAMPVAEPVMAGMGVGAFASSRSFPDSRSVYAPPARATEDSALLLVFDSDVPARMRELLQEFKQPEGPESRRQLKNICRNLLRAGEEFELPCWIELIQAVSKAIANPENTYRTLAPTVIKDIKQAQELVISGLESSIVPSAKLLALQPAVLVPETDFEDLLAFAQPSKSRKNVVSVEDEAWDLVGSGDAPDGLNKLLPTISGLSIDELFDQLDSGDSNDDSGLRSAQFDDSAGFAESDMETGAFRGSTRTGPEVGAAELNTLADLFDGESPDLDGAWEEEEDLDYAQSSGISAAGMLGSDDDNSGDFTDLLFDEYDSESSETNTKPPIDDLTSLFGEDLLFGEEAEGSAVAAGQKNAGSSQRLTRKQVKTGNGRGGLERRDDTVAPARGQADEDALGTLLDEVAAQTSAGVTDNADFDNLFGDLGLSEATGVPAVSSEYSLNSEALDGESKQPAAGGGNNDSADAEALALPEMDDFELFSELGEDSDLSELLGITSNFLSSEDEGTENGGDRDQAAGIAQNEEMGNILNMTSNSDLDISADENWLEDAFGLEDESVQSLNLELDDTDLDALFGDMTSGSISEDEQTVRGQGVATSREAADLAELFGSVPTGTEYDGEASGQARAGWLNDGDSQLLRAGVGVDEGDLGNLFDNNGATVSDQGLANSAEVKLGPLSEDRPESEISNVESDEGAAFDFLEDMFAEGIVQQGDAGSAPDDGATVDVKELSARPAEGLFDEVGADLFDRGETDAAGESEGEDDLFDALETDFLSADLEPLPAESLDGMFEGDADLLSAMETGATLNNEELEGFDDLLDSLDAEVLVTSELTTGFWDAEDESAQADSSELEEGSLADFFAEDESGAEDDEGNFDDLEALLIAGGAGAVIAASGSTNQSPVNTEVFSDLEELLSESATMPEIPAPTTTASKASRAAAEESDDEFGDLEKLLEDPKESGRQGEANMGPSAINRPRRNARAGGFGDQTMRVPIKQLDNLSNLMGELVVNRNSLEQDQERMRQFLDNLLHQVALLSDVSQRTQDFYERSLLEIALLANRQGHRSAWRSEDSAHTRESAWRPEEMDRFTPFHSLAQEIIELIVRVRESAADIEFLVDEADQVTRQLRQVTTQLQEGLTRARMKPFAETTDRLFRAVREIAIKCGKQAQLQVEGKDIQIDKMIVDQLYDPMTHLVNNAITHGIEPPEVRLAAGKPAVGRITIRAFHQGNQTVVSVSDDGAGIDPQRVKAKAIKQGMLTAAQAQRMSRSEVYDLLFMPGFSTQEQATEYAGRGVGMNVVQTSLQEIRGTVSIDSTIGKGTVFTIRLPLVLSISKALTCISDRARIAFPMDGVEDMIDVPRDQVTTGADGLPCIEWRGQSLPFRPLRDLLAYNRHLGRGSVYGFNTDDDMISVIVLRSAGNFLAVQVDQVSTEQEIVIKPLEGPVPKPIGIAGATVLGDGRIVAIADVLELIDLATGRLRKDAGGTLWDESERATKEAEIEKTEPTVLIVDDSITVRSLLSITFEKSGYRVEEARDGKEAWEKMKSGLPCDIVFCDIEMPRMDGLELLSRMQKDAVLCELPIAMLTSRGADRHRQMAYSLGAKGYFTKPYLEEQLLDAASRMLKGEVVGAPVAV from the coding sequence ATGCTGCCGGAGCAACAACAGAGGATAATGGGCTACTTTATTGAGGAGGCAAAAGACCACCTCAATACGATCGAACAAGGCTTGCTGAATCTGCAAACCACGATCGAAGACCCAGAACTGGTCAACGAAGTATTTAGGGCCGCTCACTCTGTCAAAGGAGGAGCAGCTATGCTGGGGCTGACCAGCATTCAGCAAACAGCTCACCGACTAGAAGATAGTTTTAAAGTTTTAAAAGAGTGCAGCGTTAAAGTAGACCAACAGCTAGAATCCCTTTTCCTGCGAATATTTGATACATTACAAGGGCTGTTAGAGCAACTGTCGGGGCCTTTTGGACTGACAGAGGAATTGGGAGAACAGATGGTTCGAGAATTAGAACCAGTATTTGAAGAACTCAACGGGCACTTGGGGGGACTCGTCGGACACGGAGAACACCATGCAGACGATAGCTACGCGATGCCAGTCGCCGAACCAGTTATGGCGGGGATGGGAGTCGGGGCGTTTGCCTCATCAAGGAGTTTTCCGGATTCGCGGTCAGTTTACGCACCTCCGGCCAGAGCAACAGAAGACAGCGCGCTGCTGCTAGTATTTGACTCAGACGTGCCCGCGAGGATGCGGGAACTCCTGCAAGAGTTCAAACAGCCCGAAGGGCCAGAAAGCAGGCGACAACTCAAGAATATTTGTCGGAATTTGCTCAGGGCGGGGGAAGAATTTGAACTGCCTTGCTGGATAGAATTGATCCAAGCTGTATCCAAGGCGATCGCCAACCCAGAAAATACCTACCGCACCTTAGCCCCAACGGTGATCAAAGACATCAAACAAGCGCAAGAACTTGTAATTTCTGGTCTAGAATCGTCGATCGTACCAAGCGCAAAACTTCTGGCGCTGCAGCCTGCTGTTCTGGTTCCAGAAACGGATTTTGAAGATTTGCTGGCCTTCGCTCAACCGAGTAAATCCCGGAAAAATGTGGTTTCTGTTGAGGATGAGGCCTGGGATCTGGTGGGATCGGGCGATGCCCCGGATGGATTGAACAAGTTGCTGCCGACTATTTCTGGGCTGAGTATAGACGAGCTCTTCGACCAACTCGACAGCGGCGACAGCAACGATGACAGTGGCCTTCGATCCGCCCAGTTCGACGATTCCGCCGGATTCGCAGAATCCGATATGGAGACGGGTGCTTTTAGAGGCTCGACCCGCACCGGCCCGGAAGTGGGTGCTGCAGAACTCAACACTTTAGCTGACTTGTTTGACGGCGAGTCCCCGGATCTCGACGGCGCTTGGGAAGAAGAAGAAGACCTCGACTATGCACAGTCTTCTGGGATATCGGCGGCGGGAATGCTGGGGTCAGACGATGACAATTCCGGCGATTTTACTGATTTGTTGTTTGACGAATACGATTCGGAAAGTTCCGAAACGAACACGAAGCCTCCGATTGATGACCTGACGAGTTTGTTTGGGGAGGATTTGCTATTTGGAGAAGAGGCAGAGGGATCGGCAGTAGCTGCCGGTCAGAAAAATGCGGGTTCGAGCCAGCGGTTAACTCGCAAACAGGTTAAAACGGGTAACGGTAGGGGCGGTTTGGAGCGGCGAGACGACACGGTTGCCCCAGCCAGGGGACAAGCTGACGAAGATGCTCTCGGTACGCTTTTGGACGAAGTGGCCGCCCAAACTTCTGCTGGTGTTACAGACAATGCTGATTTCGATAACTTGTTCGGCGATTTAGGCTTATCTGAGGCAACGGGTGTGCCTGCAGTCTCTTCGGAGTATTCCCTGAACTCGGAGGCTTTAGACGGAGAATCGAAGCAGCCTGCAGCAGGGGGGGGCAATAATGATTCAGCGGATGCCGAAGCGCTTGCTCTCCCTGAAATGGATGATTTCGAGTTGTTCTCTGAGCTTGGCGAGGACTCGGATTTGAGCGAGCTGTTAGGGATTACTTCTAATTTCCTTTCTTCAGAAGACGAAGGTACGGAGAACGGGGGCGATCGAGATCAAGCTGCAGGCATCGCACAAAATGAGGAAATGGGCAACATTCTTAACATGACATCAAATTCTGATTTAGATATCTCTGCGGATGAAAACTGGCTAGAAGATGCTTTCGGCCTGGAAGACGAGTCTGTGCAATCGCTCAACCTGGAGCTGGACGATACTGATTTAGATGCGCTGTTTGGGGATATGACCTCGGGTTCGATTTCTGAGGATGAACAGACTGTGCGCGGGCAAGGAGTAGCTACATCCCGAGAAGCGGCAGATTTGGCTGAGCTGTTCGGTTCTGTACCTACCGGTACTGAGTATGACGGAGAAGCTTCGGGGCAAGCCCGTGCGGGTTGGCTGAATGATGGGGATTCACAATTGCTCCGTGCCGGTGTCGGAGTTGATGAGGGCGACTTGGGGAATTTGTTCGATAACAATGGTGCGACTGTTTCCGACCAAGGCTTGGCAAATTCGGCAGAGGTTAAACTTGGGCCTTTGTCCGAGGATCGTCCTGAGTCAGAAATTTCAAATGTCGAATCTGATGAGGGCGCAGCTTTCGATTTCTTGGAGGATATGTTTGCCGAAGGCATCGTGCAGCAGGGCGATGCTGGATCGGCGCCAGATGACGGCGCGACTGTGGATGTGAAGGAGTTGTCTGCCCGGCCTGCCGAGGGTTTGTTCGACGAGGTGGGTGCGGATTTGTTTGATCGAGGCGAAACAGATGCCGCCGGGGAGTCTGAGGGCGAAGATGATTTGTTTGATGCCCTGGAAACGGATTTTTTGAGTGCGGATTTAGAGCCACTCCCTGCGGAATCTCTCGATGGTATGTTTGAGGGCGATGCTGACTTGCTCTCGGCGATGGAAACCGGGGCTACTCTCAACAACGAAGAGTTGGAGGGTTTTGACGATTTGTTGGATTCCCTCGATGCTGAGGTGCTGGTGACTTCGGAACTGACGACGGGCTTTTGGGACGCTGAGGACGAGTCGGCCCAGGCCGATTCCTCGGAGTTGGAAGAGGGGTCGCTGGCAGACTTTTTTGCCGAAGACGAATCAGGCGCTGAGGATGACGAAGGCAATTTTGACGATTTAGAAGCACTGTTAATTGCAGGGGGTGCTGGAGCTGTCATAGCAGCTTCTGGGAGCACAAATCAGAGTCCGGTAAATACAGAAGTTTTCTCGGATCTCGAAGAACTCCTCAGCGAGAGCGCAACTATGCCGGAAATTCCTGCACCGACGACAACTGCTAGTAAAGCTTCCCGCGCTGCAGCCGAGGAGAGCGACGACGAATTTGGCGATTTGGAAAAACTGTTGGAAGATCCCAAGGAAAGTGGCCGCCAAGGGGAAGCCAATATGGGGCCGTCGGCGATCAACAGACCCAGGCGGAATGCCCGCGCGGGCGGGTTCGGCGACCAGACGATGCGGGTGCCGATCAAGCAACTGGATAACCTCAGCAATTTGATGGGGGAACTGGTGGTAAACCGCAACAGTTTGGAGCAAGACCAAGAACGGATGCGGCAGTTTTTGGACAATTTGCTGCACCAGGTAGCGCTACTGAGCGATGTGAGCCAGCGGACTCAGGATTTCTACGAGCGGAGTCTTTTGGAGATTGCTTTGCTGGCAAACCGCCAGGGACACCGATCGGCATGGCGCTCTGAGGATTCGGCCCACACGCGGGAAAGTGCCTGGAGACCAGAGGAAATGGACAGGTTTACTCCTTTCCACAGTTTGGCTCAGGAGATTATTGAGCTGATCGTGCGGGTGCGGGAGTCGGCGGCGGACATTGAGTTTTTGGTGGATGAGGCGGATCAGGTGACTCGCCAACTGCGGCAAGTTACTACTCAACTGCAAGAAGGTTTGACTCGCGCCCGGATGAAGCCGTTTGCGGAGACGACGGACAGGCTGTTCCGGGCGGTGCGGGAAATTGCGATTAAGTGCGGGAAGCAGGCTCAGTTGCAGGTTGAGGGTAAGGATATTCAGATCGACAAGATGATTGTGGATCAACTGTATGACCCGATGACTCATTTGGTGAACAATGCCATTACTCACGGGATCGAACCGCCCGAAGTGCGTCTGGCGGCTGGGAAGCCTGCTGTCGGCAGGATTACGATTCGCGCTTTCCACCAAGGAAACCAAACCGTGGTTTCGGTTTCTGACGACGGGGCGGGAATTGACCCGCAAAGGGTGAAGGCGAAGGCGATTAAGCAGGGTATGCTGACGGCGGCTCAGGCTCAGAGGATGTCTCGCTCGGAAGTTTACGATTTGCTGTTTATGCCGGGTTTCAGCACTCAGGAACAGGCGACGGAGTATGCCGGCCGGGGGGTCGGTATGAATGTGGTGCAGACTTCGTTGCAGGAGATTCGCGGTACTGTGTCGATCGATTCAACCATCGGCAAGGGGACTGTGTTTACCATCCGTTTACCTCTGGTGTTGAGCATTTCTAAGGCTCTGACTTGCATTAGCGATCGAGCTCGCATTGCTTTCCCGATGGATGGGGTGGAGGATATGATCGATGTGCCTCGCGATCAGGTGACGACGGGGGCGGACGGTTTGCCTTGCATTGAGTGGCGGGGTCAAAGCTTGCCGTTCCGGCCGCTGCGGGATTTGCTGGCTTACAACCGCCATTTGGGCCGGGGCAGTGTTTACGGGTTTAATACTGACGATGACATGATTTCGGTGATCGTGCTGCGGTCTGCCGGCAATTTCTTAGCCGTGCAGGTGGATCAGGTTTCGACGGAACAGGAAATTGTGATCAAGCCGTTGGAGGGGCCGGTGCCGAAGCCGATCGGGATTGCTGGGGCCACGGTGCTCGGGGACGGTCGGATCGTCGCGATTGCGGACGTTCTGGAACTGATCGATTTGGCTACCGGAAGGCTGCGGAAGGATGCTGGCGGTACGCTTTGGGATGAGAGCGAGAGGGCTACTAAGGAGGCGGAAATCGAGAAGACTGAGCCGACTGTGCTGATTGTCGATGACTCGATTACGGTGCGATCGCTATTGTCGATTACTTTCGAGAAGTCTGGCTATCGTGTGGAAGAAGCTCGCGACGGTAAGGAAGCTTGGGAAAAGATGAAATCTGGTCTGCCTTGCGATATCGTTTTCTGCGATATTGAGATGCCGAGAATGGACGGTTTGGAACTACTTTCTCGGATGCAGAAGGATGCCGTTTTGTGTGAATTGCCGATCGCGATGCTAACTTCTCGCGGTGCTGACAGACACCGCCAAATGGCTTACAGTTTGGGCGCCAAAGGCTATTTCACTAAGCCTTATTTGGAGGAGCAATTGCTTGATGCTGCTTCTCGGATGTTGAAAGGTGAGGTTGTTGGTGCTCCGGTTGCTGTGTAA
- a CDS encoding methyl-accepting chemotaxis protein: MATSTNFQQDYQRAEAAYMDGNYSEAAALVYQLVEDFPEDPSARLLCGHIYCYGLQQYEVAREQYTVVLGLSDDPSLVEHAHNGITYTDQFLSGELQTENFEALSAETELEFYPDLSLDEGLEDPDLGLFQGNSPSLSYRSQSSDDMENEDLADLGMSGLGWEAEDDDRAGPVSDLTSHSNPFAGDSGGMAAYAETSDSLDIDEFADSDFGDPFALDDGGFDAADVSSSKVSGKSGPYSGDSFSEAPTQMLNGQSFASSETGNSFDSNQLDSPIGPSDNFGEPFAALDLPDEFDDNSDYDYQSPPQSGQNYGHNAPLAEEEDPFAEAMPSSGFGSSRPQNKQPNNGSDYSSNYSLAEDETLLMGGAVPNSQSQRSSRGQFNSVDQPSANSNGYSDSEPPAFGSRDNFELDAFDDDAFSDSFSFDENEQATAFGASDKNNSGWSSKAGNAQEHSDFLDEFDEFDDLGNLPDFDISEDATSSILTRGNTNFGNSTSGMMGTTGSSLDFDNSDGSAIRDDEIFSINGPADASVPSFAPTETEAVDTSVTVEQGGLAFLENAPLFTKQLYTAIGAGLVSLVAVAFVTNIASYQALRQDKPEAIVYLRQTGWVMTAAAGFTSFLTSWGIGQLIAKQVRKSSDNLQAQFDAVSQGTLDARATVYSEDEFGKMAAKFNHMAKVIQTTISDTRRKSDEQEQAKEDLQRQVIRLLDDVEGAARGDLTVTAEVTADVLGAVADSFNLTIQNLREIVHQVKQAAREVSKGATDSAKFAGDLSSDALRQAEELAATLNSVQVLTDAIQRVAESAREAEEVARGAAATALKGGEAVERTVAGILEIRETVAETTRKVKRLAEASQEISKIVALIATIASRTNLLALNASIEAARAGEAGRGFAIVADEVRQLADRSAKSLKEIEQIVMQIQSETGAVMTAMEEGTQQVIEGTRLAEQAKRSLEDIIQVTNRIDVLVRSITADTVEQNETARAVASVMQAVELTAQETSQEAQRVSGALQNLVGVARDLLTSVERFRVETAERQ; the protein is encoded by the coding sequence GCCGCAGCCCTAGTTTATCAATTAGTAGAAGATTTTCCCGAAGATCCCAGCGCTCGCCTGCTGTGCGGACACATTTACTGCTACGGACTGCAACAGTATGAGGTGGCGCGGGAACAGTACACGGTTGTGCTAGGCCTGAGTGACGACCCGAGTTTGGTGGAACACGCTCACAACGGAATTACCTACACAGACCAATTTTTATCTGGAGAGCTGCAAACGGAAAATTTCGAGGCTTTGTCTGCTGAAACTGAATTAGAATTCTACCCAGACTTATCTCTTGATGAAGGGTTAGAAGACCCGGATTTGGGACTTTTCCAAGGAAATTCCCCATCCCTTTCCTATAGAAGTCAATCCTCAGACGACATGGAAAACGAGGACTTGGCAGACTTGGGCATGAGTGGCTTGGGGTGGGAAGCAGAAGACGACGATCGCGCCGGCCCTGTCTCAGATTTAACCTCACATTCTAACCCGTTTGCTGGCGACAGCGGCGGAATGGCAGCTTATGCTGAGACCTCCGACTCGCTAGACATAGACGAGTTTGCCGACTCGGACTTTGGAGACCCTTTTGCCTTAGATGATGGAGGGTTTGATGCTGCTGACGTGTCTAGCAGCAAAGTGTCTGGGAAAAGCGGACCTTACTCAGGAGATTCGTTTTCAGAAGCTCCGACTCAGATGCTCAACGGTCAAAGTTTTGCCTCTTCAGAAACCGGGAATTCCTTCGACTCGAACCAACTAGACTCCCCCATCGGGCCCTCGGACAATTTTGGCGAACCTTTTGCTGCGCTCGATTTGCCAGACGAATTCGACGATAACTCCGACTACGACTACCAATCCCCGCCCCAGAGTGGCCAAAATTACGGTCATAACGCACCTCTGGCCGAAGAAGAAGACCCGTTCGCCGAAGCGATGCCCTCGTCGGGTTTCGGGTCTTCTCGACCTCAAAACAAGCAGCCGAATAACGGGTCGGACTACTCGTCAAACTATTCCTTGGCGGAAGACGAAACGCTGTTGATGGGAGGTGCTGTCCCTAACTCTCAAAGTCAAAGGTCGAGCCGCGGACAATTTAATTCAGTCGATCAACCTTCCGCCAACAGCAACGGTTACAGCGACTCGGAACCCCCGGCATTTGGCTCTAGAGACAACTTCGAGTTAGATGCTTTTGATGATGATGCTTTTAGCGATTCTTTCTCTTTCGACGAAAACGAACAAGCGACAGCTTTCGGAGCGTCCGACAAGAACAACAGCGGCTGGTCGTCAAAAGCTGGGAACGCTCAAGAACACAGCGACTTTTTAGACGAATTTGACGAATTTGACGATTTGGGCAATTTGCCGGACTTTGATATCTCAGAAGATGCCACCAGTTCGATCTTGACTAGAGGTAACACCAATTTCGGCAACTCGACCAGCGGCATGATGGGAACGACAGGCAGCAGCCTGGACTTTGACAACAGCGATGGCTCAGCAATTCGGGATGACGAGATATTTAGCATAAACGGCCCGGCTGATGCGTCTGTGCCGAGTTTTGCTCCCACAGAAACAGAAGCGGTCGATACTTCGGTCACGGTAGAACAGGGGGGACTGGCTTTCTTGGAAAATGCCCCTTTGTTTACAAAACAGTTGTACACCGCAATCGGGGCGGGACTGGTTTCTCTGGTAGCTGTGGCTTTCGTCACCAACATTGCCTCCTATCAAGCTCTGCGGCAAGACAAACCCGAGGCGATCGTTTACCTGCGCCAAACAGGCTGGGTAATGACCGCAGCCGCAGGCTTTACGAGCTTTTTAACTTCTTGGGGTATCGGCCAGTTGATCGCCAAGCAGGTACGCAAGTCGTCGGATAATTTGCAAGCTCAGTTCGATGCCGTATCTCAAGGAACTTTGGATGCTCGAGCTACGGTTTACTCGGAAGATGAATTTGGTAAAATGGCTGCTAAATTCAACCACATGGCCAAGGTCATCCAAACCACGATTAGCGATACCAGGCGCAAGTCTGACGAGCAGGAACAGGCAAAAGAAGACTTGCAGCGCCAAGTGATTCGCTTGCTAGACGACGTGGAAGGAGCAGCCCGGGGTGACTTGACGGTGACTGCGGAAGTGACCGCAGACGTTTTGGGTGCTGTTGCTGACTCGTTTAACTTGACAATTCAAAATCTGCGCGAAATTGTCCATCAGGTGAAGCAGGCGGCTCGGGAGGTCAGCAAAGGCGCTACGGATAGTGCTAAGTTTGCGGGCGATTTGTCTTCCGACGCGCTGCGGCAAGCTGAGGAACTGGCGGCAACGCTGAATTCCGTGCAAGTCCTCACCGACGCGATTCAGCGGGTCGCAGAGAGCGCTAGAGAGGCGGAAGAAGTAGCCCGGGGCGCCGCGGCAACGGCTCTGAAAGGGGGCGAGGCTGTGGAGCGGACGGTGGCCGGGATTTTGGAAATTCGAGAAACAGTAGCAGAAACCACCAGAAAAGTCAAGAGGTTGGCAGAAGCTTCTCAAGAAATTTCTAAGATTGTGGCTTTAATTGCGACGATCGCCTCCCGGACGAATTTGTTGGCCCTCAACGCCAGTATTGAGGCGGCGAGAGCTGGCGAAGCGGGCAGGGGTTTCGCGATCGTGGCAGACGAGGTGCGACAATTGGCAGACCGATCGGCGAAGTCTTTGAAAGAAATCGAACAGATCGTGATGCAAATTCAAAGCGAAACCGGCGCGGTAATGACGGCGATGGAAGAAGGGACGCAGCAGGTTATTGAGGGAACAAGATTGGCAGAACAGGCGAAGCGATCGCTTGAAGATATCATTCAAGTAACTAACCGAATTGACGTGCTAGTGCGATCGATTACTGCCGATACTGTAGAGCAAAACGAAACAGCTCGCGCCGTAGCTTCTGTGATGCAGGCTGTCGAGTTGACAGCTCAGGAAACGTCACAAGAAGCGCAGCGAGTTTCCGGTGCTTTGCAAAACTTGGTAGGCGTTGCTCGTGACCTTTTGACATCGGTGGAAAGATTCCGAGTAGAAACAGCAGAAAGACAATAA